A stretch of DNA from Dioscorea cayenensis subsp. rotundata cultivar TDr96_F1 chromosome 4, TDr96_F1_v2_PseudoChromosome.rev07_lg8_w22 25.fasta, whole genome shotgun sequence:
cattgaagaaaaagaagtagtACTAGAGAAGATGGGAAAAGAGCTATGGCATTACCGGAATATAGAGCTGGTCATTGTTGGAGAAAGAGAAGTGGTGGTTTGAAGAAGAGCTTATTTCATTCATGGAAAAAGGAGCAGAGGGTTCTGGAGGGGGTTGGAGATGAGAATCCACAGCAGCTGAAGAGGATGATGGGAATGGGAAGTCATCATTGTTGGAGAAATCAAGGAGGTCGTCAACGCGCTGATAAAGATACGTCTGAGTAGTAGAAGCATCATGCATAGGACCAGAACCAGCTGCAGAAGAACCCATTCCCATCTCCCACCCTGGAGCCATCACTAAATTAAGCTAAAAAAACTAAaccaaactaaactaaactaaaccAAACCAACTATTCACACACAGAGTggaaggaaggaaggaaggaagCTCAGGTGATGATAGAAAGGGATGTGATGAGGCCGTATGGAAGCTCTATAAGAAAtgaaagagagggagagagagagagagagcttatGCTAATAATATGAGAGCAATGATAATAATGGTGACCAAGTTGATAAAGTAGGGAGCATACTAGACAGCTTCAACGTGCCCCATGCGTTCCATCCAtgatccatccatccatccatccattcccattcccattcaTCCCCTTATTCCCACCAACTTCTTTACCATTCCCACCCCCATTATCGCATACTATACTACTAGTACCAatatgatcaatatatatatataagtgtacatgattaattaagtttattATATACTTCCATCTCTggctctgtctctctctctctttttcattCAGTGTTAGTCCTGACACCAGCATGTTCCTGTTGATTCGTTTATGAGCTTTTGCAAGCTGGTTAAGCTAGCTATATACAATTATACATCATCCCCATGTGAAAATCTCTACTGTTAGTATTAAGTCTACTACTTGTTGAACGTTCAAGTAAAGCACTCGGGCATTCATTTCTCTGCTTAATTAGTGATTTAACAGCCGTGCAAAGAGCTTTCACGTTGGGACACGTGCCACTCCCCGTACCCCGTAGGGCTGCCCATCAGCCTCTTAGCTAGTAGTTTGCGATTAACCAATCACTGCGCGTGTGCTAGCCGTACTGGATATTCCATCCGTCCTACGTGTCAattgttacattttttttaacttattaaaaataataataataacttgaaTTTACATCGCTCATCGCTGTTAAATTtggttaaataaattaaaacttaaaaaaaaaaaagggcgtGTGTGAGTGAGGGTGTTGGGGTTGGGCGGCGTAGGGTTCGGGAATCCGACGGAGGAGGTGGGCCCGCCACGTGAGGACGCTGCCGTATGCGCGGGAGGACAAGCATCGAATCACGTGCGGAGACGCTGGGAGGATCCCGAGGGACGTCCACCGCCCCTTTGCACGTGCCCCCTCGTGCCGATTATTACGCTTCCGCACGTGCAACCCTGCTGGACTGTTATTTATCATCTGTTAACGGGTTCGGATCACCCAGCCCGGCCGCGTTAATACACCATCCGAGTCCGAACCCGGCTACAGACCTAGACCTAGTGGGGAGGCAAAAGCCACGTGGTTTTTGGCCAAAAGGCTAAGAGATGATATCCATTCTCTGGAGCCGTTTCAGTCTTTCAGAGTAGCGCAGGAGTGGGCACATGTgtgtttgatgttaaagagaGCAGTACTGTATtggcagcagcagcagtagcagtAGCAGCAGTAGCAGCATGAGACATGATAAGGAGTGTGTGTCTTTGCTGCATAGACATATCTGGTGAGGTTCcattttcaaattcattttCATGGATGATGTGGTCCAGTCCAGTGGATATGGTTTTGCAACGCTACTGTACCACTACTATCACAGCTACTTTTAAGACCATTTTCTTAGGAAAAGAGATATGACCATTGGGCATTTCCAGTGAGGCACTGTTACCTAATGTATATGCTTAGTTTATTCTAGGATGAAACATGATTGTATTATAAAAATGAACCGAATCAAGCTAACTGATGTGATGGAGTGGAGAACCTTAACATGCATGATGTGAGTGATATTTCTCTTTCTGGTCAActataacaatatatttatagaaGCTGCTCTCTTTAAGTAACATTTGCCACTTATCGTTGCAGGTTGTGCATATCATTAAACTTACAAAGAACGAGGCAAAAAGGAATTAAAAGTCAAATTTCAGGAAAACTGAAACATTGAGAAGCAAACCTTTCGATTGGTAGGAAGCTCACTTAATGATACCCGGAAGTTTCCTGGAGATCAATTTTATTTcagtaaaataatgaaaaacaaaactgATAATTTGGAATGTTGACCATacaataacaagaagaaagtAGTAAACATCCGAATATCAATGCCAAGAGCAAATTACAAATTCGTCTGCTCAAAATTGCAAGCAAATAAGTAACCGTCATGATCACGCCTTGAAAAGTTATCTTGGTATTGATAGACCCATCTctaggaaaaaaacaaaaaaacacaaatttattaaagagaaaaatcatcaataaatgctTTTGGCAGAAAGAAACACCTACCATACACATggatttgtaaataatttaaaaccatGTAAAATAAAAGGTTTTATATCTGATTCTAGGAAATAGAAAGTGGTTTCTAAACTAAATAATGACAACCTCAGTTACAAATAGGTGCAACAAACTAGGGGGTTTACCGTTTACCATCAATATCATCTAAAGAATGTTGATATTACCATTATACTGAAGCCCTGTTAAAGCAAATGACATGCACTTTAatcattcattttgatatttgctATGGATAGGGTGAAAATTCTGAAAGGAAACACTCATGGAGGAAACACTTATGGAATATAAAATAAGCAAGACCCTTGTCACTTTACAGTTGTTGGCCTTGCGCCACATGATATGATTCTAAAGTGCTTTTGTGTTAGCAGGTTCAACCATATCCTCACATTGACTGACAAATATCAAAACAGATGTAAAACAACAGCTTCTACCTCCCCTTTTGAGTTTACCATGGAATTTTTACACATGGTGCACTAGTTCAAGAGAGCATCTTGCAAGCATTAACTAAACTAAagatgttttacttttatttcataataattgCCACTGTACATCTTCCCAAGAAAAATCCTCTCAATGTTCACATCCTTGAGCCAAGGCAACTTATCATGGTTTGGCCTAATGTCATTGTTTCTGTTAGGGCAAAAGGATCAGgtagaaatttaaataaataaataaataaaaaccatatcAAGATCTATCAAAAGCACCTATGAATACAATGGTTCTACTTCAAATTCAAGAAGCTGGTGTTTGGACTCCAAAAGCAAATGGACTCAGAACAAATTCTATAAATTtccttttcttcaatttttcccCTTCATTCATATTACTCAAAAAGGTGGTGTTTGGACTGACATGGGCCTGTGGTAATGGACTCAAGAAACACATTTGTTCTGGTGCATGTATGAGATATTATTTCTAAATAGAAATAACTATACATTTCATACTAATCATTGCACAAAGGATATAAAGAACGCACAAGagactttctttttctttgtttccttttttttttgtaggggTGTTTTGTGTGTGTACTTTGAACAAGCAGGGTACATAAAATATTcgaataaaggaaaaaaaatgaaaacatagtgcACCTATCAAACTATAACTATGAAAGAATGGATGGATAACTCCAATTGAgaagaaaagaatgaatgaTAATCTAAGAGCCATGAAGGCATTTGGAATGAAACAAAATTCAGGAATGCAACAGTTTGTCCATTAAAAATTGAAAGGAATGAGCAACAGGAAAAGAAAAGGTGGACCAAAACAGttaatatgataataaaaagaaaCGCAGTATCAACTATAACTTGGGGTGAATTAAACAGATATACAATTTTGACAAAGAACTGAGACTTGAAGGTCTTTTGGACCTTCTGAAAAACTAAGACAAATCATCCAGTTGCAGAATCAGAAACTTGAGGGTACATTACATGGGCTCACAAATATTAGTTAAATAACGGAAATTGGATTTCTGAGGCCAAAAGAAGAAAGCCAGCAGTGATGCGAGTAAGGATAGAGAAAGCTACACTATATACTTGAAAAGCAATAACACAACAAGAATTAAAAAGCAAAGATCTTTTTATGATACATCTATTCTATTCTATTCTATTTTTATGCGGATGTCTAGTTTTCAACTGAGTTAGATAAAGGGTAGAATCAGAGCTTGAAATGATTTATAGAAACATCAAGAAAAGATGAATGCtggtaaaaatataaaactactCACTTAGAGAACAAACAAGACTACAGGCCAGGATAGGTGCGGCAGAGGGTACCCTGTGAGAGATCACGGCAGCTCCTGGCCGTCGTGCTCAGCCGGGACGTCAGCCTCGCAGCAGCCACCGCGCTGTGTAGCGGGAGCAAGGACCCATCGTAGCAGCCCAACTCCACAGGAGACCTtcaagaaaagatagaagacgACAATGATGGTCATCCCAAGAAGAAAGTTGGTGGTATAGCGAAAATTAGGGCAGAAATCGCAGACCTAGATAGGAAAAGGGATCGCCGGCAAGCGGGAGACAAGGCAGAGGAGAAGCGCCTTGCCGCCGGAGGAGATCTGGCGATATGGGAGCGAAGAAGGGCAGGCAAAGCGGCGCGAGCGAAGGTCGAAGCCATCAAGGGAGATGGACAAGAATGGAAATCGGATCTCTTGCTCTTTGTATTTTATAGGGTTTATGAAGGGCTTTGGACTTTCGAGGGACGAGAGGATAGGAaaaagaaaccaattaaaccCAGGCCCTCACTAAAATCATTTACTTCAATTCTTATTTTTAGCaagtataaataaaacaataataataattaaaattaaaataaacattttaggCATCAtatcttcaaaatttttaaaattttaaaatagcatAAGCGTACAGCGTAGTCATAGCATcctcatggatatatatatatatatatatataacaacaaaaataattgaacaagtaaaaaaaaaacctaggtCTCCACGAATGCATTACTCAGATGAATTACCAGTTTGACTAGACCagttagaaaataataaaacacagCATGGTATTCCAAAAAATTGCATGGTAAATGTTATCACAGGCTGTAGTTACAACTCCTCAGTGATCCCTGTTTGTACCACTACCAACATCAAGATAAGTAACCGCTACAGAACGAATTACAGAAGAAACATAACTCCCGCCGCACAAAATATTGACACCAAGCTTTAATCCTCGGCATTGTCTTGATCATCTTTGACAAGTTTGATCATATCATCAATCCTTAGTATTGTAATAGCTGCCTCCGTTGCAAACTGGCAGCCATAATAAAAGAATTGTTAGTTAAGTAAAACATCACTCCTATGTATGGTAATTacacacaattttttaaaaatgaatgaccGAAGGCTGCCAGGTAAAATAAAACATCATCTACACCAGTGTACCTGGATAATTTTCACTTTGCTCATAGAAGGCTCAATGACCCCAGCGTCTAGGTTATTGCGGATGGTTCCTTTCGATAGGTCCAGTCCCATACTGCAATAGCAAAAAGAAGGTAGACAATTAAAATGTCATGTTGGTCATGATTAGAGGATAGCATGTCATAGTAgtttatttcaatttaattcatataaaattaacatcAGATAATTATACTATCAATGAAGTTTAACAACTCCGTATCAGTAGACTGTGGGATCATGAAATAAgtgtttcaaataaaaatctaaaatactcTCACCAATTACATTAAGGTTAATTGAAGTGAtaagattaaaatataataaacactCTTCAAATATTCATCAAGCTATGATCAGGCCTAACCAAAGGCTGGATGGACACAAACAAATGCTTTGTCAGATTATAATCAATCCAATCAATTTATAAGCAAAACTTTATTTACATTCGACTGACAATAAGAATTCTTTATATACCCTTTGTCACAACTCACAACTGATGCCTTGAATCACCAGTCATATTTACACAACACACTCAATCATCAGGATtagtttcttatttaaaaagttGAGAAATAAGGGACTACATGATATTCAAGCATTTCAAGCATTTCAAGCATTCACAATGATTTAACagtataaaacaaaatatatataagatcaTATGCCCAAAGaatttcaataaaattgtgTTCCAAAAAATGTGTAATAAACCTGGACTTTACAAACAGTAAAAATTTGAAGGAATCACGCAAAACCATTCCTTTTGTAATGACAAGCACTTGCAGTAAACAAGAATGTATAAGCAGATACAACAAGCCAACCAAAGAGAGTGTACCAAGTCAAGaatgggaaaaaaacaaaaacaaaaatgagcAAGATACTAGAAGTCACAACTCAGTAATACATCACATGCATGCAAGTACCTCGAAAAATGCTGCTTGTCTGCCTTTGTTTGGGCAGTGTGGTGATAAGCCCTCAGTTTTGCAACTAGCTCAGTTGCGTCCTTGGCAGCATTGACAGCAAGAACCTGCAAACAAGAATTGGCATTTGTAACATATATAAGACTTGAATAATGAGAAAGATCCTATTGAAAATAGAACTGCCTAACACCTTAGGAATTATCAAAAGAGATTCAGCAAATTCAGCAATTGCCAACTGTTCTCTAGAACCCAAAGTTGTGGCCAGATTTTCCAAGTATACTGACAATGCCGCCTCAACTGCACCCCCACCAGCAACAACCTATATAATCCAATCAGAATGTGCTATATAGTCAGTGgagcataaaaaaaatcctagatATTATCATAATACTGCAACAAACACTTGGAAGCATTTGCTGcgacatgaaaataaataactagCCCACTAGCAGAAGATTAAAAAAGAGaatacaacaacaaagataaatcaAGGAATGAGTCTCATCAATCTAATCAGATATGTTACACATTAACGTAAGAAGCAGATAATAGCATTTACCGTGTTGGATTCAAGGGTTCGCTTCACTATGCACAAAGCATCGTGCAAAGACCTTTCCATCTCATCAAGCATAAAATCATTAGCACCCCTAAGTATCAGTGAAACCTGTGAAGGAAGAAATACGTTTAGTTTGAAcatcaatcaagcattaaatCAGGGAGAGCTGTCCATAACAATTACAAACGGAGCAATACATACTGCACTTGTATTTTTGGTACCCTTCACCATAATCACATCATCATCAGAAATCCGTTCCTCCACAACTTCATCTGCAAACCCTAGAAATGATGAATCAAAAGTCTCTTCTCCTTCCATATCAGCAAAAGTGGAAACCTGTCAAGAAATATCATACAAGTGTAAGCTCAATGTAAAggtctaattttatttttttgaaaaaatagttATAAACAAACAggagaatatataattaaacctcaaaaaaagaaaaaaaaattaagctaatGAGGAACAAGCTAGTTACTCTTTCATGCATCTAGGCAGAAGATGAAGAATAGCGCTCAGATTCTCAGATATTCATCTAAGCATACCTCACGTATTTTCAAAGACATAAGGGAAACAAGCTTGGAGGTTTTGGtgttaatttgatatttgtCTTGCTATAAGTATCCAGTAGCCTAAAAACAGAATCAGGTACTAATGCAATTTGTGAATTGCATAGGAAGAAGCAAAACACTAAGAATCAATTGAATAAAATACGACGACCAAAAAACAACAACTGACATCTACCAAGATAGCATTGGAATTAATATTGAACTAATAGTCCCTAATTAGTTAACAATTACTACTGCCCATCACAAAACAATGGCAATGTTCAATATGGCCTGTGATATATTGTGAATAAAATAGTAGAAGCAAGATCTTTCTGTATTGATGTATTCCATCTAGCGCAAAAGAAGGATACTGTAAATTTCAATCAGATGCAATTATTAAAAGGATATGATAATTACCACAGTTGCACCGGTAGCCTTGGCAACATGACGTAAATCCTCTTTTCGCACCCTTCGGACAGCAATAGCTCCAGCCTCCACAAAGTACTGAAATGACATTAAACAGAAAAGGATCAGAACAGAACAACAAAGGAACCATATGGTTAAATATTCTTCTCAGTTCAATTCTTTTTTGTGCTTTTATCAAGTCAAAATATGTTCGGGTCTAAGCAACAGATTCCTGAAAGAAAGCATTTGTAAAAGACTTGAAAACTTTTGCAAAAGCAAGAGTAGTTAAGCTAAACTAATTCCACATTAAGAACCAGAGGAAAGACTTGTTTGACAATATTTAGGATGGTACTGAGAAAAAGGAGCAGAACTTAAACATTTGCCccaaagtaattaataaaacaGATGACCAAAGAAcacatttatataataaatgtctAAACATGCCTTAAGTGACATATCATCAATCCCTTTCGTTGTCAGGACGACATTAGCTCCAGCCTTCAAAAGTTTCTCAATTCGCTCCTTTGTTATGTCAGATTCTCTGCAGAAGGggaaactaaattaaatattgTGAA
This window harbors:
- the LOC120259318 gene encoding T-complex protein 1 subunit alpha, producing MAITSQSPDILGERQSGQDVRTQNVVACQAVANIVKSSLGPVGLDKMLVDDIGDVTITNDGATILKMLEVEHPAAKVLVELAELQDKEVGDGTTSVVIISAELLKRANDLVRNKIHPTSIISGYRLAMREACKYVDEKLAVKVEKLGKDSLINCAKTSMSSKLIASDSDFFSNLVVDAVQAVKTTNARGEVKYPIKGINILKAHGKSARDSFLLNGYALNTGRAAQGMPTRVAPAKIACLDFNLQKTKMQMGVQVLVSDPRELEKIRQRESDITKERIEKLLKAGANVVLTTKGIDDMSLKYFVEAGAIAVRRVRKEDLRHVAKATGATVVSTFADMEGEETFDSSFLGFADEVVEERISDDDVIMVKGTKNTSAVSLILRGANDFMLDEMERSLHDALCIVKRTLESNTVVAGGGAVEAALSVYLENLATTLGSREQLAIAEFAESLLIIPKVLAVNAAKDATELVAKLRAYHHTAQTKADKQHFSSMGLDLSKGTIRNNLDAGVIEPSMSKVKIIQFATEAAITILRIDDMIKLVKDDQDNAED
- the LOC120258215 gene encoding protein NUCLEAR FUSION DEFECTIVE 6, mitochondrial-like, translating into MASTFARAALPALLRSHIARSPPAARRFSSALSPACRRSLFLSRSPVELGCYDGSLLPLHSAVAAARLTSRLSTTARSCRDLSQEMGLSIPR